In Desulfovibrio sp. Fe33, the genomic window CAGTTTCTGCTGGGTGGTGGACAGCTCCGCGCCGAGAATGAGCAGGGTACCGATGGACGCCGGGCCCACGGTGATGGGGATGGCCAGCGGCACCACGGCCACGTCCGATTCGTCGTCCGTTTCGGGCCGCTGGCGTTTGCCTGAGACCAGGGAGACGGCGGACAGGAACAGCAGCGCTCCGGCGCCCACCCGGAAGCCGTCCAGAGTGATGCCCAAGGTGGAGAAAATCGGGTTGCCTGCGAAATAGAGGGTCAACGCGATGACCAGCACCGCCGAGATGGTCCGCAAGGCCAGCTTGCGTTGCTCCTTTTTTTCCATGCCTTCGGTCATGGACAAGAACACGGAAAGCACGAAAAACGGCGTCAGGAGGAAGAAAAGTTTGATATACAGGGAGATAAACAGGTTGCTCACGACATACCCCGCGCGATGCGCGTACTAAAAAGTTTCGGAGGAAGAGGGGATGGGGGTATGGGAGCCCCCTCTACCTGCACAGTTTCTCGGCCAGGGCCGCACCCTGTTCGCCGCCGCCGGCCATACGGGCCAGCTCGCATTTGATTTCACCGCCTTCAAGCCGTTCGCAACGGGTGTAGGTGGCGTTGTCGACGACTTCCTTCTTGATGAGGAAGTGCCGGTCGGCCATGCGGGCGAGCTGCGGCCAGTGGGTGATGAGCAGCATTTGCTGGCGGTCGGCCAGCGCGCGCAGCTTGTTGCCCACAGAGTTGAGCGTCAGTCCGCCGATGCCCGCGTCCACTTCGTCGAAGATGAGCGAAGGAGCGGCGTCGGCCTCTCCGCCGTCCTGGCCGCGCATGGTCACGAGCGCCAGCAGGAACCGGGAGAGTTCGCCGCCCGAGGCTATCTTGTCCAGGGGCTGAGCGGGCTGGCCGGGGTTCGGAACCCACATGAGGCGGCCGCGCATGTCGTCACAGCCCGGATAGAGTTCCCGGGCGTCGAAATCGAAGTGGACCTTGACGTGTTCCGAGAAGCCCAGGTCGGTCAGCTCGTCCACGATGCGGATGGCAAGCTCCCCCGCGGCCTTCTTGCGGGCGTGGTTGAGCTTGGCCAGGGTTTCCTTGAGAGCCGCAGCGGCCTCGCTCTCCTCATGGCCCAGATTCTTCATGTCCAGGGCGCAGGCGTCGAGGAAGGAGAGGCTATCGTCGATTTCGGACTTCATGTCAACGATCTCGTCCAGGCCGCGCCTGAGTTTTCGCTTGAGCTTGGCCAGCTCGAAAAGGCGGGCCTCGATGTCGTCCAGGGACATGGGATCGTCGTCGTCGAAATCCGTTGGGCCGCGTCGCAGCCGGGAGTCCAGGTCATGCAGCCGCATCCGCAGTTCCCCGATGGCTTCGCGGTCCTCGTCGAAGCCCGGAAAGAGCCGGGCGATGATCTCCATCTCGCGGCTGAGCAGGGTCATGGCGTCCAGCAGACCGATCTCGCCGTGCAGGACGTTCAGGGCGTTTTGCAGGCACTCGCCCGCCTGTTCGCGGTCCTTGAGGATTTTCTTGCGCTCTTCGAGCTCGTTTTCCTCGTCCGGCTGCGGGTCGACGGTTTCGATCTCCTTCTTCTGGTATTCCAGAAATTCCCGCTGCTTTTGCAGATCATCGAATTTTTCGGAGAGCCGTTTCTTGCGTTCGAGCACGTCGTTGAGCGCGGCGAGCCGATCGTTTCGTTCCGCCGGGAGGGATTGGTCCGGCAGGAACGAGTCGAGAATTTCGGACTGGAAGGCCGGGGAGAGCAGCTTCTGCTGGCCGTGCTGCGACGTATGGATGACCAGCCTCGCGCCCATGTCGCGGATGGTCGGCTGGGAGGACAGGATATCGTTGACGTACACCCTGCTGCGCCCGGTTTCTGCGGAGAGCTCGCGCCGGATTACGGTTTCGCCTTCGGGCAGGACGAAGAGCGCCT contains:
- a CDS encoding MarC family protein produces the protein MSNLFISLYIKLFFLLTPFFVLSVFLSMTEGMEKKEQRKLALRTISAVLVIALTLYFAGNPIFSTLGITLDGFRVGAGALLFLSAVSLVSGKRQRPETDDESDVAVVPLAIPITVGPASIGTLLILGAELSTTQQKLIGAAALISACLSVGLLLIMASTAMRIIGKMGINVLTKITGLVLSAMAAQIIFAGVRNFLS
- a CDS encoding DNA repair protein RecN, with protein sequence MLELLRIRNLALIEDAELEFSPGLNTLTGETGAGKSFILRAVDFLMGERMDKKLVRPGADKATVEALFVLPEGETVIRRELSAETGRSRVYVNDILSSQPTIRDMGARLVIHTSQHGQQKLLSPAFQSEILDSFLPDQSLPAERNDRLAALNDVLERKKRLSEKFDDLQKQREFLEYQKKEIETVDPQPDEENELEERKKILKDREQAGECLQNALNVLHGEIGLLDAMTLLSREMEIIARLFPGFDEDREAIGELRMRLHDLDSRLRRGPTDFDDDDPMSLDDIEARLFELAKLKRKLRRGLDEIVDMKSEIDDSLSFLDACALDMKNLGHEESEAAAALKETLAKLNHARKKAAGELAIRIVDELTDLGFSEHVKVHFDFDARELYPGCDDMRGRLMWVPNPGQPAQPLDKIASGGELSRFLLALVTMRGQDGGEADAAPSLIFDEVDAGIGGLTLNSVGNKLRALADRQQMLLITHWPQLARMADRHFLIKKEVVDNATYTRCERLEGGEIKCELARMAGGGEQGAALAEKLCR